A single window of Nocardioides kongjuensis DNA harbors:
- a CDS encoding aminoglycoside phosphotransferase family protein, translating to MPLTVPPELDAQRHLGPEWAAWLDRLPATTQSVLDDWELTPEGESWHGFCSLVLPVTTADGTPAALKVGLPDDESQHEHLALRRWRGRGAVELLRADPGRRALLLERLEREDLTAAWDVEACEIVASRYADLHVAPMPQLRAQASYVERWGTALARDAATVPVPRRLVEQALTLARDLVAEPATAVIHGDLHYGNVLRGRRDGEDAWLVIDPKPANGDPHYELEPMLRDRFEEYAAPWAVGSVRDGIRRRFHALVDAAGLDEARARDWVVVRSVLNAHWAHEDAVRAQRPLDAEERAHVTACITVAKAVQD from the coding sequence GTGCCGCTGACCGTCCCGCCCGAGCTCGACGCCCAGCGTCACCTCGGACCGGAGTGGGCGGCGTGGCTGGACCGGCTGCCCGCGACCACGCAGTCGGTGCTCGACGACTGGGAGCTCACGCCCGAGGGCGAGAGCTGGCACGGCTTCTGCTCGCTCGTGCTGCCCGTCACCACCGCCGACGGCACCCCGGCGGCGCTCAAGGTCGGGCTGCCCGACGACGAGTCGCAGCACGAGCACCTCGCCCTCCGGCGTTGGCGGGGCAGGGGCGCTGTCGAGCTGCTGCGCGCGGATCCGGGCCGCCGGGCGCTGCTGCTCGAGCGCCTCGAGCGCGAGGACCTCACCGCGGCCTGGGACGTCGAGGCGTGCGAGATCGTCGCGAGCAGGTACGCCGACCTGCACGTGGCCCCGATGCCGCAGCTGCGCGCCCAGGCGTCGTACGTCGAGCGCTGGGGCACCGCCCTGGCCCGCGACGCCGCAACCGTGCCGGTCCCGCGCCGGCTCGTCGAGCAGGCCCTCACCCTGGCCCGGGACCTGGTCGCCGAGCCAGCCACCGCGGTCATCCACGGCGACCTCCACTACGGCAACGTGCTGCGCGGTCGCCGCGACGGCGAGGACGCGTGGCTGGTCATCGACCCCAAGCCGGCCAACGGCGACCCGCACTACGAGCTGGAGCCGATGCTGCGCGACCGGTTCGAGGAGTACGCCGCCCCGTGGGCGGTGGGCTCGGTCCGCGACGGGATCCGCCGCCGCTTCCACGCCCTCGTCGACGCCGCCGGACTCGACGAGGCCCGCGCCCGCGACTGGGTCGTGGTCCGCTCGGTCCTCAACGCCCACTGGGCGCACGAGGACGCCGTGCGCGCGCAGCGACCGCTGGACGCCGAGGAGCGCGCCCACGTGACCGCGTGCATCACGGTGGCGAAGGCGGTGCAGGACTGA